The sequence AACAGAGACACTACAGAATTGAACTTTCCAGGTAAACAGGACAAATCAAACTTGTTACTGAAAGGGTTCTAAAATGTGGTAACAGCTGACTGAAGTCTGTCTTTATTGTTGACAGATCAAGATTTTCACAAAATAAGATCCCAAGTGTACAAACCAGGAGCTTTATTGCATGCAAAGACACAATATGGTATCAAACTTACTCTGGAGCCAGATGGCACAAAGACATTACAGCTGCACCCTACCTTGCTACTACTCTGTTGAAACACAAGTCTCAGAGGTTAGACTGAAAAGACGTGTTAAATATAACTAGGAAACCACTAAACTGATGATTGTAAACATAGCTGTTGACAGCAACAAAACTCAGAAATACCCAAGTGGGAGTAATCATTAAAATACTGGTCCCTGACAAAGCTTTGAAGTAGTCTGTAACACTTCAGTGCTCAACTGCATTTTTGTTACGTTAATAAGAGCTTATTTGCAAGAGATTAGGAAAAGTCAGATTACGTAAAACACTTTGTGGACTGTATACCCATTATTGATAGCAGCAACTTGTCCTACAAAGCATTacctgctggctgctccaagATTCACTCCTGTTCTGGAGAAACATCCACCAGCAGCCAAGGCAAGCTGAGTACTCCATCCAACTGCAACCCCACTGGCTGCTTTGTGAGCTGTAAGGCTGGACACTCCTGTAGAGGCATCCTGCGACCAAGCGCTCCCAGAACACACAGCTGAAACGCTGCACGCACTTTAAATGACCACTGCTGTACTGCACTGAAGTGCAGCTTCAGTGCACCATGTTTTAGGTTTTATTCAATAGATTTGGCTTTTTACAGTGCCAAATTTTACAAGCTGAAGATGTTCCTGCTCAAGAGCTTACAATCTAGTTTTAGATGGGGGAACCAGAACAAACTTCAATGAGGAAAAGAACAGACAGAGCACTTAGTGAGTATCAACTTGTCAATCTTTGTCTcaaaacacacagacacatttaGTTCATCTCTGGGAGTCATCTAACAAGCATCTTGAGGACAGAGGTGGCAGAGACCTATAAATAAGGCAACAGGACACTCAACAGCAGGGTGTAGTGAGAAACTGTTTATTAAGTAAACCAAAGAGAGATGGCAGATGTAACCACGTGAAGTCGTAGTACTGTAGTGTGTATCTCTCATGAAGTACTGCAACTTGACACCTGCTGCACAACTACCACAACTCCATGAAATCTACCAGCCACCCATTTTCATACAATATCCCCAAATGAACATAACAAGGGGGGAGGGAAGAGTGCTGGTAACAGCAATTTTCTAAGACTTTCCCCATCACCCTTTTTTGTACCGTAAAGCAGCATGGGAGGGCTCACAAGGTGCCTGAACACTGCTGACCTAATGTTCATAGCACTCTGTCAGGTAAGCCACACAGGTATTATTTATACAATTTTACTGCTGATGAACAAAGCAGTTCTTGCTCCATTAACTGGAGTAACACCTGACAAAATTTCTGTGCAACACAAATCAACAGTAGCTGCAAGGCAAAAACGTGACTGTTGTAAGGGACAGTACTTTTGCCAAAATAGATTATTACCCAGGCAAACCCCTCCATGTAACACTCCTATCCTAGACACACATACACATGAAGAGAAACAGCCATCTCCTTTAGATGGAAAAGCAACAGCACCTGCTATGGTAGTGCTCACTTGCATCACACACTACTCCAAAAACCAAAAGGAACACCAAACCTAGAGGGAATGCACAGCCCCAGTATGTTCCCAGCAAATTATCCTCTACCAGTGAAGCAAAGCTGCCAAAACAAACTCAGCTGATAACTGTTTGAAAATTCAGATCCATTTCTGGGGCTTGGGTTTTCCTCCCCAGAAGCTATATGATTTCATCACAAAGAGATCATGTACATTCATCGTTAAACTAAAAGAACAGAGTCTCTCCAACACATAAAGTTCATGCCCTGTTCATTTTACAGCATTAACAGCACTAACTGTTCACATTTTCTTGAATGTTTTTAAAGATCTGCAGcacaacagaaatgaaaaaaattcaactttCATCGTACATAACACAAAGTCTGAGTGGCCAGAACCCTACTACTGACCTCTTTTCACCATCCCTTTATAAATACAAGTCATACTTGATTTTTGGGTGTTCTTTGGCTCACATACCAGTTAGCAACAAGTTAcgctgtttttctttcttcccttagTTTGCTGCATGAAGTGTTCGCTGGGGGAAAGCTGGACCTAGTACTGACCACCTGATCCTCAGCTGTTAGTACCTGGAAACACTGCCATGTTACACTTACTTGGAAGACTAAGTCTGCAGTGACGAAATCCCACTTGTTAGAAAGTAAGAATCCACTGTCTACAAATTGATGACCAGTAATTGAGCACACAATACTGCTTTTATTTGAAGTTGCTAAACTCCAGTATCAGGTTGACTCAAAACCGAGATTTGTCTCACCCCATTTGCTGGTGACCATTGTTGACTGTCACGTTCCTTAACTTTTAAGGCCGTACCAAGACAAAAGTCATGAAAGTTCAAAAGCAGGACATCAGGAAACTTACAAGACACCAGGTTTTCAAGACTTGAAATATCCAGTAATTTCATTCTTGCACAGTGCTGTCTCCCCTATATGCTCCCTTTCCCCACTGCCATCAGATCAAAATGAGAACATCCTCCTTATGGAAAACATACTCAAAGCAAGTAAATTTTAAACCTTGTTGCTACACTACTGAAATagtattttaaacagaaaaattactgCCCTTTGAAGTGGTTTGGTTAGTTTTTAAAATGGTGTATGAATGTGGACTTGGCAACTGCAAAGAGAAAACTTCCATCAACTACATCTAAGTTATAGGAAAGAAGGCAAATTCCTTATGATCTGGTCATTCTGTTGGAAAGAAGAAAGTAAAGCAGATTTGTGCgtcttcattttctgcttccACTGCAGCCCACCGGTCACCTATTCAAGTATTTCAAAGTTCAGCttaagaaacagaagaaaattgtaCGTGAATCCTTAAACAGTATTATTAAAGGTTAAAGACACGATTCTGCCATAGCATATAAATTTCAAGTTTTGAATAAACCATGCATGAAGATAAGTGGTTAAAACAGTATAACCTCAAGATATCTTCCCTTAAATACACTCCCAACTGAGCTTTCCCAAGTTCACACttggtgtttgttttatttgttttgtttgatttggcattttttgttttggtataTTCTTTCTGCCCCCAGATGCAGCTATGGGTAATCAGCTTTGTACAGCAGGAACTCTACATTCcagtcagtctgtctgtcttcATGCTAAAAGCACTCTAAAAGTGAAAAGGATAAAGCTCTTGTCCTATTGAAATCTGACAAACTGGCTTTGGTGGTAGTTTCATTAACAGTAAAGTATGAGGTAATATAAAACACAGCCAAATACAGCTACTTTTAAGCACTTGTGTCCAACAGCAAAGACATCAGCACTTTTAAATCTGCAGCCCTGTTTCTCCCAAAAAGAGAACAGATGCCCATGGTCAGAGAAACAAGTTCCATGAACACACGTGTCAAATTGATTCTGTTTTAAATTCACCTCAAAGTGGAATGTTTCAAATCATGGAAGGGTCTAAACATAAACATTATTTAATGTTGGATACACACTAAGTTTTTATTAAGCATTACACTAGAACTACTTTggtataaaaatacttttattttaaagctatgAAAGTTATAAATATATGTAGTTAAACTTTCTACTCACAGAATGTTTGCTGTTTTAAcattagtgatttttttctcctaacgAATCTGAATTTTATTCGAAAGGTTTACAAGACATTATtactataatttaaaaaacccatcaTTACAGGGATCTGTACTAATTGTGATGTTTTATCAGAATTCATTTAACCTCTAGATTTTTAATGAAGGCAGCAAAAACAACTATTTTCTGATGATAcagaatttcttatttcttgaAGCGTTTCTGTGGTTGACCACTTCTTCATTAGTTACCTGCAGCATGGCACCTTCctgccaaagaaaaaaaaagtgtatctGAAGATGTTTATCACATATGTCTAAACCAAATTACCAATAGGGGAACTTcagccattttaaaaaaaattaagtataaGCAGTTCACTGGTGTGTCTAACACAAAAGGAACAGGACTTTTGTTAGCTGAGTCCACGTTCTTCAATGGGTAGCCTTTTAGAGGCAATGAACTTTGAAATGAAGGCATTTTTGGTTGCCTTTTTTTGACaggttttgttgatttttatttaaaaccaaatCTAGTAGAGTATGCCATCCTTACTCTGAGTAACTCATTCAATACTTGATAAATTTCCATCAATTTGAGGTGCACACATTCAATGCAGTGAGAGTAAGGCTGACTAAATTTGGCACTAAGGTTTGTTAGCTGCAAGAACTATAAAAAATGGTGGAAACCTCAACATTCTAGCCAAATTCCAATTTACACAAATACATTGTACACTTATGAAATACCACCTGCAGTTTCATTTGAAGGTTTCACTTGCCCTCCTAAAGAACTGCTTATGCAGTTGTTAAAAGAATGGACGACACATTCCTTCACAGAGGCAGATGTATTCTGTGGTGAAATTTTTCCTTACATGTAAACACTCTACAGTTACTTGGGAACCTTCAGGATGAAATGTGTTATATAGAATAGATTACAGCAGACAAGACACGGAACAACATAGTTCATTTTCAACAGCACAGAACTACCTTCATTGCATTACCTTGCAACCACCATAATGCATAGACTcccaagaaaaaagaaaatgttgcagGATGCAAAAATAAAGTTGTATGATTTAATTAACTTGTGACCTACCATTTTAACTACCAACACCAGGGATGGAACCCTTGCAAAGCTTTACTAATGGACACTTGCAGGTCTCATTTGTTCAACTGTAGCAGTGTACAGTGGCAGCAGTCTATGCTTGTCCAGGGTTCATATCATAGCTAGAttccagtaggaaaaaaatatgttaagTAGCTGAAATtaacaattatttttgtaaaaaaatttaataatacAAGAAAACAGGATTCacaaatttcttttcaatttgttATAATTAACTCAATTCATTGCTATATGTTAAACTACATAATGATAATcactatactgaaagaatacTGTCATACATTATTAATTTCTTGGGTTTGAAACattaagaaaggaaaagtaaacAAGATCTTACCTAAAGAAGTTTAACTGAAGCTTAGAACTATTTTGCTCTACACCCTCAGCCTTCGTTGCCATCCTTATAAACAATCTACCGTAGTTAAAGCTTTGCAGAGATACAGCACAGCTTTTTAAGACTGGCTGAACTTTTAGTGACGTTTTCAAGAGTTCTCTTGTACTAGACCTGCGTCCCTGGAAGAGTAccttgctggggttttttcctttccttgccatTGAAGAAGCAGCATCTAAAAAATCTAAAAAGGTGTTTCTCCTTGCAGAGATACCCCTTAAGTTACCTAGATAGTTTAAACCTGGTAATTTACAGACAACATACTTTTTCTCACCAGCATTAAATTTTACACGTACAACAATAGCTTTGTATTATTTGTGGGACCTTATACTACCCACTCCTTGCCTTATtttacagtattaaaaaaaaaatctaaaattacaCAATATTTCctttagaattattttattaaaatcataAATGTACAACAGCTTCTTAACTCTACACACGcacttaaatttttaaaaggaaaacgTTATGTCTTATTACACCATGATCCTGgctaaaagcttttcaaaactttgagaaaaatcttaaaaaaggTTTCACATGTCACCTGAAACTTACAAATTTAACATTATCAAAGGAATGCTTCTACACTTACAAAGACCACTAGAAAGAAACAACAATTAAAAAGCTAAGAAACTGTCTCAAAGGCATTTTTACAATCCTTCCTCCACAGTAAGGTAATGTTATTAAATAATCCAAATCCATTCACAAAATGGCTCTCTGCATCTGCTCTGGTGTCTTCTGCCATATCACTGCATATTTATGCATGACTGAGATAAGTGTTTCCTTAACATTGTTATTTCGATAACCTGAAGCTGTTCTGTTACCTCTGGGCTCTCATCCTCTCCTATTTATACAGTGAAGCCTGTTTCAACAGAAGTAAAGAGTAAAAAAATAGGTTATGAAATTATTCATCTaaccattttttaaaggaaagataATATCCTAAAAAGCTTTTAACTCCTGCAGCTACTCTCAAGAATCACTGCAATATTAACACTTAAAAACATACTTACCCATGGCATGCTTGAAGAAACTCAGTAACGGCTCCTCCCTCCATATCCACCACTGCCTCCACTGCCCCCGGGACCATAGTTTCCTGCAGATGCAGAACAAGAAACAGAATGGTCCCATCAGTACATTTTAAATCTAGgaaagtttttcacagaagcAATCAATCAGAGCTTGACTAAATGAAGAGTAACATCTGCTTTACTTCCAGTGACAGCATTTGCAACACAGACTTCTAACTTTTCACTGTCTTCCTCTAAAGAACCTTCAAAGACTGCCACAGGAAGCAACTACATGCTGAAAATCTTACAAGATTCAACAGTGCCACATGTAATATGATGCACTGTGCTGTCTTAAGACTGTGAGGGCTGAATTTGCTTGCAGGCTAAACCTTGTAAGAAAGAAACCTTATGCTTCAGTTTCCATTTCACAAGTCTGATACTCCATATTAAGTAACTTTTAGACAACAAAAAGTAGGATgcctcagaaaaaaagacacaagAGGAGAATAAAGAGGAGAATAAAAAGAAGTCACAGCAAATATGCTGGAAATTAAGTAACTAGACTCTCCACAAATAGTGTGAGCTGACAGCAAAGAACGTTAAATAGAATCTTTAAAATCGAAATTGCACAACACTGTGGAAAAAGTTAGTATGTTTTATCTgtttcataataaaaataaatttccctgAGACAAGCTTTACAATCTCAAGACACTGAAGCAAACTTGCAGAAAGAACACAGGCACTGCAATACATCTACTGCAGAAGTTATCCAATTCCTACATACCCACCTTGGAATCACATAGAATAACCTGGGCTGGATGGAACCTTTTAAGGTCATCTTGTTccaaaccctctgccatgggcaaggtTATCTGTCACTAGACCAGgatgctcaaagccccatctaGCCctgccttgaacactgccagcaATGGGGCACTCACACCtcctctgagcaacctgttccagcacCTCATCACTCTCACAGTAAGTTTTTTCTCTAATACCTAATTTCAGTCTACCATTTTTTAGTTCAAAACAGTTACCCCATGTCTTCTATCTCCCCCAAAGTCCTAGAAGTCCACCCACTCCAACTACAAGGAAATATACAGGACATATACCTCCACCATATGGTCCCCCCATGTTCCTGCTGCCACCAAAATTTCCACTTTTCATCGGACCATAATTTGAAGGTTGTTGGTTGTAGTTGCCAAAATCATTATAGTTTCCACTTCCATAATTGCCTGTATTGTCAACACAAAAGTGGAGAAATACCGACATGAGCTAAAATGGATGCAACACTTAAAGACACCCCATTataaaaattctaaataaagTACAAAATCACACATGTATTCCAGCAGTACAAGCACTAAACAACGTTTTTGTTCTATTTCATACTACTTGAAAAACAACAACTTCCTTACACAACATTTCCAAACACCCATTCCCCCCAACCTCAAATGACTTGCAGtaatttttaactgaaatgCTTGAACAATTTAAGCTTAAATGTTACCTCCTCCATAGTTGTCATAACCACCTCCATAGCCCCCACCCTGGTTGCCATAACCAGGTCCTCCTCCACCAtagcctcctcttcctcctccataACCAGGACTGCCACCAAAGTTGCCACCTGTGTGAACATAATCCTTTTAAATTAGCTTTTCAATATAAAATGCACTCAAACTATacacaaagaatatttttctgtttagaagaacaaaagaacaaaaaaggtAGTTTTGTAAAGAAATTTCTATGGACAGTACTTTTTAAAGCATACTACCACCCACCCTAACTGAACTATGACCAAACCCCAACAGTCAGACTGCCTGAAGACCTCAACTGAAAGGTTTAATTAATCTTCATTTTCCGGGAAATTTAAGACCCACTCTTATCCTAAAGATAATAATGCTTGTCCAAAAAATAATCATACAATCTGCCATATGGAAATCTGACATAAGCCAACAACCATGTACATTTCTTAAAGCCAACAAAATGGCCCAGGTAATTCAGATAAATTTTACACATATGAATATTAATATGGAAGTGTTTCTTAATGAGAGAAAAACATATCACGACCAAAACAGCAAACTAACCTCCAGGTCCTCCGCCATATCCGTTATATCCATCACCAAATCCACGGCCGCTTCCATATCCATCTAttgggagaaaaaaccccaaaggatTTCAATTTACCTGTAGCAAACTAGTAAATTCTCAAACTCTTATGAACTAAATCTCAAAAATTATCAATTAAGAACATGTACAATTAGCTTCAGAAAAGTAAAGCTAAACATCCAATCATTGCtctacattttttcttttcttgggtTTATATAGTACCCAGCTTCAAAATGTCAAGCAAGTGCTGCTTAGAACCAGAGAAATCTCTTTTTAGCAAATAATTACGTTTAGATTACTTTTGGCTTacaataaaaactaaaaaataaaaaccaaacccaaccaaaaaaccacagccaaagcaaaacagaaaaactgaaacacaagTTCACTTGCAAGTtacttttcccaaaaattctctCACCTGCTACAGGTGCATTTAAGTCAAACGGTACCACAGCATACAAAGCTCTCCagaaccagaaaaaaagcaCTAATAAggtaaaaaatgtaaatgctaCAAACATGCCTGTCTTACCGGCTCCCCCTCTGAAATTGCTGCCAGGTCCTGGACCAAAGTTGCCACCACCTCCACGAGCATCACCAAAACCGAAGTTTCCTGTATCAGTTTAACATTTATAAATAGTGAGATTGATTTTTGTGTTCACTTTCCACAACCACAAACTACTAACCATTACTTGTACATACCTCCTCTCCCACTCCTAGAATTTTGAACCTCCTGCATTTCCTGTCTAGAGAGAGCTTTCCTTACTTCTGCATTATGTCCATTGATGGTGTGGTATTTCTGCACTGTAACCGTACCAAATAACAGGCTATCAGCATTTAACTGACAACAAGTCAGAGTATCAGACTTCTAACACAAACACATTCTGAATCATATAAGAGAACACAAAATACCATACGATTTTTTAACAAACACGACAATGCTTATTTGAAATACATGTTCCCACACAATCCAGCAACCTATGATGTAGCAAATAATACAGGCACATAACTAAATCCCATTATCTGTAAGCTTAGCTTTACACTGAGGCTGTAAGAATTACTACTATCCAAAGAAGGAGTGAAATTACTTACATACAATTTTATCCACAGGATCATGGTCATCAAATGTAACAAATCCAAACCCTCTCTTTTTACCAGACTGTCTGTCAGTAATGATTTCAATAGTGTCAATTTTTCCATACTCCTCAAAGTAGTCACGAAGGTGGTGCTCTTCAGTGTCCTCTTTAATACCaccaacaaataattttttcacagTAACATGAGCACCAGGTTTTCCAGATTCCTGTTAAAAGAATTTTCTAAATtagcaccaaaaaaaccaatttcACAAAGAACTATTTTACCTGGATTTCAGGAACAGAATTCAAATAAACTACGATTTTTAAGGTACAGCCCTTTTTTAAGGCATGACCTTGCAGGCTCATTTATGGGGCCTTCTAAGAGGAAAGTCACACAGCATTACTTGGaggtttttcctccctcttttatGTCAAAGCTTTAAAAGCACCAAAAAATGACACAGATTATCTGTCTGAAAGaactgcaaatatttaataagTTAGAGCAGACTTCTGTAATTGTTAAAACCAAGATGCTTCAGCTTCTTCTGCCCAATACCCTGACAGCAATGAACTCACACTGCATTTGTATCAAGGCCGTTCAACCTCAGCAAATTCACAACTATGGATTTTAATCCCATTAAACAGCAAACACACATGATGTTGTAATTATCTTTTTCCAAATGCTAACCAACCCTGCATTCTGCagggaatggaaagaaaattggGATAGCTAAACGGGGTACCAGTGATTACAATTTCCATTTCCCCACACCTTTGGGACAGCTCATTCAAATCCAGTTCATCAGTCCAACCTTAATCTGGTAAACCCTCCCAGAGCTTCTGTGTGGTGAACAGAACTTGCCTTATAATCCACCCTTGCTCCTCAAGCACTTCTGTGCCACAGTAACCTGGCTCTGGTTTTACGTACCTTTCAGAAATACCCCAGAAAGATCTTGGAATAATCAGAAAGACTGACAGGAGTTTATTAATTTGAGGCTTGTAACAGGAACTATTCCAGAAAAGTTACTTTGGAATTTGCATAATTACAAATATTCAACAGAACATGTTTGCTACAACATGTTTCAGACCCCAGACGTGTCCCTTGCAGACATGATTCCATAACCAGAATAACATAATTCACTGTAATAGTAGACATTTATACGAGACACTAAGAGTGTGGGAAATAATGCCCCAACTATCGGCTTTGAACCAGGTAATTTAAACCCAGACAATTTCAATCAAGAACAAAGCCCAACTGTCTGACCAAAACAGGCATTTTTCAAAGCATGAGAAGCACCTGCTTTCAAAGCCATACTTACCTCTCTAGCCACAGCTCTCTTAGGCTCAACCACCCTTCCATCAATTGTGTGAGGTCTTGCAGCCATAGCTGCATCAACTTCAGCCATGGAAGAGAATGTTACAAAGCCAAACCCCCTTGATCTCTTGCTTGCAGGATCCCTCATTACCTAGAATCAATAAAGACATTTAAACTATTTCTGTCTCATGTTAAGCTTTTTGGTAACAGTATTAAGAGTGTGTAAGCttaatttactttttccttggtttgatttcaaaacacaaagcagcacaCTCTGTTGATTTAGTATGAGTGACACTGCTTGGGATCACAGAAATTCAAACCACTGCTGTCCTCCAAGACTCAGTTAACTCAGAAATGCAGCTAGTTCAGTGAGGTGCatttatatttgtgtttatttttggaagaaaaaaacaaaaacaaaaccattccCATAGTTTCTTTTAAGCTTCATGAAGACCACCGACTTTAAACCTGTGTTATTACTTACTACTCCCAAGACACTTCAGCAGAGAACTTCTACCAGAGTCACTATCCCTGTCAGTATTTAGAAGACACACAAATGCAGGTGCTTACAGACATGGTTTAGGGATTAACTTGTCAGTGCATGGTTAAATAGTAAGTGGTTTCTTCCAACCTTAACAACTCTACGAAAACATCACAGAGAAAGAcatccttttccagctttacTGAGGCTGCTTACCAAGACACCATTTTTTTGCCAAATGTTGTCATTACCAACCACACAGATGTAATAGTGTTCTCTGTAAGCACTTTCTAATGCACTTCAGACAACTTTCAGATACCAAAGCTGAACTGTTGCAACCAGTAGTTAGATAATCTGGGagaattttacagaaaacagaTTGTTAATGTTCCCTAACTTACTCAAGCTTGCAAGAGTGAAATTTACGCATTGCTACAATGGACTAAACTGTGTGTAAGCAACCAACTGTACCATTAAAAGCTAATATTCCATCTTCTCTAAGCAatccagaaaacaaacatttaaaattccTACACATTCCATGCCACTGCTATGCATTGATATGCTGAACTTACCACACAGTCTGTAAGCTTTCCCCATTGCTCATAGTAACTCCTCAAGCTCTCTTCTGTGGTTTCAAAGCTTAAGCCGCCAATGAACAGTTTGCGGAactgctccttttccctctgccatgagaaaaaaagattacaTTAATACAATTTAAAACATCTCTTCTGCATTAGCAAATCAAACACTAACCAAGATTTTTGTAGGTGTCAAATACTTTCAGTAAGACTTATTTTCAAAATGAGACCTGTCTCTTCTAAAAGTTTTACCCCTATTAAAGGATTTAAGTAATTTATGCAATTCTATGGGTCCACATTTACAATACAAATTTTTTTAGTTCTTATTCTTGTGTCTCCCTCTAAATATCAAGAACAAGGGACCACATTTGAAGACTTTCAGAATATTCCTCTGTAAGACCCATATGagatgctttttaaagaaaatgagaactttgggatttgtttttattacagATAATAGGAATTAATTTATACTGTCTGATTCCATCCTGGGTAACATTCAATTATATAAACCATTCTGGTTAAAATTGTTCTACATTAATACTACTGTACTATTTATCCAAGGCGTGAGTGAAAATCAATTAAATACATCTGAGTATGTTCTATAACAGGTTAACAATTCCTATTTTCCCCATAATTACTAAAACAAATGAAACTCAAGCAATCTGTAAAATTTATCTGGAATCCCACACCACTGGAATTACCAATAAACCTATACACCCTCAACAGGAGCAccattaaaataattcatttcaAAGTAGATATGTGAATAATACATATTCATATCCACTAATGCTTTCagtaaaactttattttcttgcagAGAAACTATCACTGCACTTGTTAAGCAGAGATCTTTTATGTAATGACAAGAGCatcattaaaaaacccaacaaaaatcAGGACCAGTAATAAGCTATTGAATTCACTTTTCTTGTATACACTGGTAAACTAAAGCAGAAAGGAGAACCTTCCAACTTC comes from Zonotrichia leucophrys gambelii isolate GWCS_2022_RI chromosome 2, RI_Zleu_2.0, whole genome shotgun sequence and encodes:
- the HNRNPA2B1 gene encoding heterogeneous nuclear ribonucleoproteins A2/B1 isoform X2; this translates as MPRGDRESDWREKEQFRKLFIGGLSFETTEESLRSYYEQWGKLTDCVVMRDPASKRSRGFGFVTFSSMAEVDAAMAARPHTIDGRVVEPKRAVAREESGKPGAHVTVKKLFVGGIKEDTEEHHLRDYFEEYGKIDTIEIITDRQSGKKRGFGFVTFDDHDPVDKIVLQKYHTINGHNAEVRKALSRQEMQEVQNSRSGRGGNFGFGDARGGGGNFGPGPGSNFRGGADGYGSGRGFGDGYNGYGGGPGGGNFGGSPGYGGGRGGYGGGGPGYGNQGGGYGGGYDNYGGGNYGSGNYNDFGNYNQQPSNYGPMKSGNFGGSRNMGGPYGGGNYGPGGSGGSGGYGGRSRY
- the HNRNPA2B1 gene encoding heterogeneous nuclear ribonucleoproteins A2/B1 isoform X4, encoding MKNMREKEQFRKLFIGGLSFETTEESLRSYYEQWGKLTDCVVMRDPASKRSRGFGFVTFSSMAEVDAAMAARPHTIDGRVVEPKRAVAREESGKPGAHVTVKKLFVGGIKEDTEEHHLRDYFEEYGKIDTIEIITDRQSGKKRGFGFVTFDDHDPVDKIVLQKYHTINGHNAEVRKALSRQEMQEVQNSRSGRGGNFGFGDARGGGGNFGPGPGSNFRGGADGYGSGRGFGDGYNGYGGGPGGGNFGGSPGYGGGRGGYGGGGPGYGNQGGGYGGGYDNYGGGNYGSGNYNDFGNYNQQPSNYGPMKSGNFGGSRNMGGPYGGGNYGPGGSGGSGGYGGRSRY
- the HNRNPA2B1 gene encoding heterogeneous nuclear ribonucleoproteins A2/B1 isoform X3; the protein is MKNMREKEQFRKLFIGGLSFETTEESLRSYYEQWGKLTDCVVMRDPASKRSRGFGFVTFSSMAEVDAAMAARPHTIDGRVVEPKRAVAREESGKPGAHVTVKKLFVGGIKEDTEEHHLRDYFEEYGKIDTIEIITDRQSGKKRGFGFVTFDDHDPVDKIVLQKYHTINGHNAEVRKALSRQEMQEVQNSRSGRGGNFGFGDARGGGGNFGPGPGSNFRGGAGKTDGYGSGRGFGDGYNGYGGGPGGGNFGGSPGYGGGRGGYGGGGPGYGNQGGGYGGGYDNYGGGNYGSGNYNDFGNYNQQPSNYGPMKSGNFGGSRNMGGPYGGGNYGPGGSGGSGGYGGRSRY
- the HNRNPA2B1 gene encoding heterogeneous nuclear ribonucleoproteins A2/B1 isoform X1; translated protein: MPRGDRESDWREKEQFRKLFIGGLSFETTEESLRSYYEQWGKLTDCVVMRDPASKRSRGFGFVTFSSMAEVDAAMAARPHTIDGRVVEPKRAVAREESGKPGAHVTVKKLFVGGIKEDTEEHHLRDYFEEYGKIDTIEIITDRQSGKKRGFGFVTFDDHDPVDKIVLQKYHTINGHNAEVRKALSRQEMQEVQNSRSGRGGNFGFGDARGGGGNFGPGPGSNFRGGAGKTDGYGSGRGFGDGYNGYGGGPGGGNFGGSPGYGGGRGGYGGGGPGYGNQGGGYGGGYDNYGGGNYGSGNYNDFGNYNQQPSNYGPMKSGNFGGSRNMGGPYGGGNYGPGGSGGSGGYGGRSRY